The genomic segment CCCTCCCCCTTGCGGGGAGGGTCGGGGTGGGGGGTGCCACAGGCACGTCATTCAATTGAGAAGCCAAACCGCTTGGACCCCCACCCCCGACCCCTCCCCGCAAGGGGGAGGGGAGCAGAGCGTCACCATCGCCGGTGCCGCGTTCGTCGCTGATCTGTCGGGCGCGCTGTACTGGGAAGACGAGCGGCTACTGGTCGTCTCCGATCTGCATCTGGAAAAAGGGTCGAGCTTCGCGATGCGCGGCGTGCTGCTGCCGCCTTACGACACGGTGGCGACGCTCGGACGGCTCGGCGCGGTGATCGCCCGGTTCAATCCTGCAACCGTGATCGCGCTCGGCGACAGCTTTCACGACCGCGACGCCCATGGCCGGCTGTCGCCCGCCAATCGTGACATCCTCACCGCGCTGCAGGCGCGGCGCGACTGGATCTGGATCGCCGGTAATCACGATCCCGATCTGCCCTGCGATCTTGGCGGCAGCGTTGCCGCGGAGGTGGCGGTCGGCACCGTCGCGTTCCGCCACGAGCCGACCGGCGCCTGCGGTGAGATCGCCGGCCACCTGCATCCGAAGGCGAGGGTCAGCCGCCGCGGCCGCAGCATCGAGCGGCGCTGCTTTGCCGGCGACGGCACGCGCGTGGTGATGCCGGCGTTCGGCGCCTATACGGGCGGGCTGAACATTCGCGACGCAGCGTTCGCGAGACTGTTCGGCGGCGCGGCTTTCACGGCCCACGTGCTCGGCGACAACCGCCTCCACGCCATCGCCGCCTCGCGCTGTTGCTGACAGTTAGCTAAGCACTACCCACGAGTCATTCCGGGGCGCTCGCAAAGCGAGCGAGCCCGGAATCTCGACGGCTGCGATGTTGGGCGAGATTCCGGGTTCGCGCTACGCGCGCCCCGGAATGACCCGCTGAGAGGTCGAGATGATTGACGGGCCTCAAGCCGCAACGTCTCACGCCGCCTTGGTGTGGACCTTCTCGCAGAACTCGGCGAGTCTGTCGGCAAGCCGCAGGGTTGCCGGGCTGGCTTGCGGGGCTGCGATCAGGGCGAGCTCGGTGCGGTCGATCGGCGGGAAGCCGTCGCGCGCCGTGAGTTTCCGATGATCGGCCTGAATTGAAATCTCCGACAGGATCGACAGGCCGAGCCCGGCCGCGACCGCGGCCTGAATTCCGGCGAGGCTCGAGCTGGTATAGGCCATGTGCCAGCGCCGGCCCGCGGCTTCGATCGCGTGGATCGCGCGGCGTCGATATAGGCAACCGCCGGGAAAGAAGATCAGCGGCACCGAGCCGGCCTTGGGATTGCACGGGTGGCTCTTGCTGTTCACCCAGTACACGCGCTCCGGCCACGCCGCGACCGCGCCGGCACCGCCGGCTTCGCGCTTGAGCAGCACCAGATCGAGATCGCCGCGTTCAAGGTCGCGTTTCAAATTCAGGCTCTGATCGGCGCGGACGTCGAGCCGCAGGCCGGGACGGGCGCGCGAGAAATTGCCGAGCAGCCGCGGCAGTCGGTACAGCGCGAAGTCTTCCGGAATCCCAAGTCGCACCGCGCCCTCGGTGCTCGGCCGCCCCACCACGTCGCGCGCCTCTTCGGCGAGTGCGAGCAGGCGCCTTGCGTAGGACAGCAGCCGCTCGCCCGCCTCGGTCGGCAGCACGTCCTTGCCGCTGCGGTCGAGCAGTTGCTGGCCGAGATCGTCTTCGAGCCGCTTGATCTGCTGACTCACCGTCGATTGCGTTCGGTGCACGCGCTGGCCGGCGCGGGTGAAGCCGCCGGCCTCCACCACCGAGACGAAACTGCGCAGCAGTTCGAGATCGAGCATCGCTGCCTCATTCGAAAATCCACTGGAGATGATTTTATCATTTAATTTCCCAATGACAACGCAGGCCCCTAAGCCCTAGGCATCAGGAGACGCTTTCGATGTCGCTCACGCCCGCCGTTCCGCTCGCCTCGCCGCTGTTCAACCCCCGCGCCTTGCAGATTGTGCTGTTCTGCGCGCTGTGGAGCTTCGCTTTCGTGGCCGGCAAAGTCGGTGTCTCCGATTGCCCGCCGCTGATCCTGTTGGCGGCGCGGTTCAGTCTCGCCGGCATCCTGATCCTCGGCATCTCGGCCCTGCGCCGCGAGCCGTGGACGCTGCGGCCGCGCGATGTCGCGATCTGCGCGCTGCTCGGCCTCGCCAACAATGCGCTGTATCTCGGCCTCGGCTATGTCGGCCTACAGACCGTCTCGGCCGGCATCGGCGGACTGATCGTCAGCGCCAATCCGGTGTTCACCGCGGTCGCGGCGGCGCTGCTGCTGCACGAGGCGCTGACCTGGAGAAAGATCGCCGGCCTAGTGCTAGGCGTCGCCGGCGTCGCCTTCATCGTCTGGCACCGCGTCGCGATCGGCGCCGAGGCCTGGACCGGGCTCGGCTTCACGCTGGCCTCGCTGGCGTCGATCGTGGCCGGCACCATCCTGTTCAAGCGCCTGGCGCCGCGCGGCAGCCTGTGGGTCGGCAACGGCATCCAGAATCTCGCCGCCGGGCTCGCGCTCACGCCGCTGGCGATGTCGCTGTCGAGCGTCAGCGATATTGTGCCGAGCTGGCGGCTTGCCGGCGCATTCGCCTTCCTGGTGCTCGGCGGCTCGATCGTCGCGTATTGGCTGTGGTTTCGGCTTTTGACACTGTACGGCGCGACGGCGGCCAGCGCCTGGCACTTCGTGATGCCGCCGCTAGCCATGTTGTTCGCCTGGCTTGTGCTCGGCGAATCGATCGACGGGCGCGACCTGCTCGGTGTGATCCCGGTGGCGATCGGCATCTATCTGGTGACTCGGCCGGCGCGCATCGCCGCTCCGGCGAGCTGAGCTGCCGCGGCGTGGCGTTCCGCTACCGGAACGAAGCGGCTGCGGGTACGTTGGCGTTCACCTGACCTAGCCCGGGACCCCGCGCGTGACCTCCGACGCCAGACGAGAGTTCGACCGGCCAGACTTGATCGATCCTGCCCCGGATGGGACGCCCAAGGTCCAGCGTCTTGAAACCTTCCGGCTCCGCGGCTTCTTCAAAACCCTCGGGCCCGGCCTGATCACAGGCGCTTCCGACGACGATCCGTCCGGGATCGGCACCTACAGTCAGGCCGGTGCGCAGCTCGGTTACGGCATCGGCTGGACCATGCTGCTGACCTTTCCGCTCATGGTGGCGATCCAGGAGATTTCCGGCCGGGTCGGCCGCGTCACCGGCCACGGCATCGCCGGCAACGTCTGCCGACACTATTCCGGCGGCCTGCTCGCGGTGATCGTGATGCTGCTGTTCACCGCCAACACCATCAATATCGCCGCCGATCTCGCCGCGATGGCCGACGCCACCAAGCTGTTGATCGGCGGTCCGGCGTTGTTCTACGTGGTGGCGTTCGGCACGATCTCGGTGCTGGCGCAGATCTTCTTCGACTACAAGCGCTACGTCTCGGTTCTGAAATGGCTGACGCTGTGTCTGTTCGCCTATGTCGGCGCACTCGCGGCCGCCAAGGTCGATTGGGGGCAGGCCGCCGCCGGCGTGCTGATCCCGCACCTCGCCTGGAGCAGCACTTATCTCACCACCATCGTGGCGATCCTCGGCACCACGATCTCGCCCTATCTGTTCTTCTGGCAGGCCTCGCAGGAGGCGGAGGAAGAGCGGATCGATCCGCACAAGAAACCGCTGATCAAGACACCGCAGGACGCGCCGCAGGAATTCCAGCGCATTCGGGCCGACACCATCATCGGCATGGCATTTTCCAATCTGATCGCGCTGGCGATCATCATCACCGCCGCCGCCACGCTGCACGCCAGCGGCAAGACCGACATCGAGACCTCGGCACAGGCCGCCGAAGCGCTGCGGCCGATCGCCGGTCCGTTCGCCGAATGGATCTTCGCGCTCGGCATCGTCGGCACCGGTCTGCTGGCGATTCCGGTGCTGGCAGGCTCGGCCGCCTATGCGGTCGGCGAAGGGCGGCGCTGGCCGGTCGGGCTGGCGCGCAAGCCGAAGCAGGCGGTGGCGTTCTACAGCGTGCTGGCGCTGTCGGCTGTGCTCGGCATCGCGCTCAATTTCGCGCCGATCAATCCGATCTCGGCGCTGTATTGGAGCGCGGTGATCAACGGCGTCCTTGCCGTGCCGGTGATGGTGCTGCTGATGCTGATCGCCCGCCGCCGCGACGCCATGCACAGCTTCGTGGTGCGCGGCCCGCTGCACTGGCTCGGCTGGCTCTCGACCGCGGCCATGGGTATCAGCGTGGTGGCGATGGCAGTGGGCTATCTGCTTTAACTCGCCCCACACGCCGTCATTCCGGGGCGCAGGCGAAGCCTGCGAACCCGGAATCTCGAAGTGATCAGGCCGAGAGGTCGACAGGCGGGCGCTGCTGGGTGCCCGGAAGCTCCAGATTCCGGGTTCGCGCGTTGACACGCGCGCCCCGGAATGACGATGAGGATGGGTCAGTCGCGCCGGAACACGATGGATGCCATCCAGCCGGTGGCGAGTGCCATCAGGGCGGTGATCAGGCCGTAGATGATGCCGTGCTGGCGGGCTGCGGTGGCGACGAACTGTTCGAAGCCGATCTTGGCGATCTCGAACGAGGTGTCGGTCTCGGTCAGCAGCTCGCCGCTGGCGAACAACTTGATCGAGATGTCGTAGCTGCCGATCGGCACCTCGGCCGGCAGCGGAATTCCGGTGCGGAACAGCGTCGGGGTGAGGAATTTCACCGCGGTGCTGTCTTCGCGGTACAGCCCGCGATCCTCGCGCAGCCGAATGAAAGCCTGGCGAAACTGGTCGTCGGCAACGACGTCCGCGTAGTCGGTGCCGATCCGTTGGGTCAGCAGCACGTGGTTCATGCCGAGCTGCTGCCGGCGCCGCACCTCGGTCGGCGCGATCGCGTCGATCGGCCGGTTGGCGAAGATCGCC from the Rhodopseudomonas palustris genome contains:
- the pdeM gene encoding ligase-associated DNA damage response endonuclease PdeM gives rise to the protein MRSQTAWTPTPDPSPQGGGEQSVTIAGAAFVADLSGALYWEDERLLVVSDLHLEKGSSFAMRGVLLPPYDTVATLGRLGAVIARFNPATVIALGDSFHDRDAHGRLSPANRDILTALQARRDWIWIAGNHDPDLPCDLGGSVAAEVAVGTVAFRHEPTGACGEIAGHLHPKARVSRRGRSIERRCFAGDGTRVVMPAFGAYTGGLNIRDAAFARLFGGAAFTAHVLGDNRLHAIAASRCC
- a CDS encoding LysR family transcriptional regulator produces the protein MLDLELLRSFVSVVEAGGFTRAGQRVHRTQSTVSQQIKRLEDDLGQQLLDRSGKDVLPTEAGERLLSYARRLLALAEEARDVVGRPSTEGAVRLGIPEDFALYRLPRLLGNFSRARPGLRLDVRADQSLNLKRDLERGDLDLVLLKREAGGAGAVAAWPERVYWVNSKSHPCNPKAGSVPLIFFPGGCLYRRRAIHAIEAAGRRWHMAYTSSSLAGIQAAVAAGLGLSILSEISIQADHRKLTARDGFPPIDRTELALIAAPQASPATLRLADRLAEFCEKVHTKAA
- a CDS encoding DMT family transporter — protein: MSLTPAVPLASPLFNPRALQIVLFCALWSFAFVAGKVGVSDCPPLILLAARFSLAGILILGISALRREPWTLRPRDVAICALLGLANNALYLGLGYVGLQTVSAGIGGLIVSANPVFTAVAAALLLHEALTWRKIAGLVLGVAGVAFIVWHRVAIGAEAWTGLGFTLASLASIVAGTILFKRLAPRGSLWVGNGIQNLAAGLALTPLAMSLSSVSDIVPSWRLAGAFAFLVLGGSIVAYWLWFRLLTLYGATAASAWHFVMPPLAMLFAWLVLGESIDGRDLLGVIPVAIGIYLVTRPARIAAPAS
- a CDS encoding NRAMP family divalent metal transporter, with product MIDPAPDGTPKVQRLETFRLRGFFKTLGPGLITGASDDDPSGIGTYSQAGAQLGYGIGWTMLLTFPLMVAIQEISGRVGRVTGHGIAGNVCRHYSGGLLAVIVMLLFTANTINIAADLAAMADATKLLIGGPALFYVVAFGTISVLAQIFFDYKRYVSVLKWLTLCLFAYVGALAAAKVDWGQAAAGVLIPHLAWSSTYLTTIVAILGTTISPYLFFWQASQEAEEERIDPHKKPLIKTPQDAPQEFQRIRADTIIGMAFSNLIALAIIITAAATLHASGKTDIETSAQAAEALRPIAGPFAEWIFALGIVGTGLLAIPVLAGSAAYAVGEGRRWPVGLARKPKQAVAFYSVLALSAVLGIALNFAPINPISALYWSAVINGVLAVPVMVLLMLIARRRDAMHSFVVRGPLHWLGWLSTAAMGISVVAMAVGYLL
- a CDS encoding TIGR02186 family protein, whose product is MMARRLTSLRAIATAGLLALMLPFASPAEAERLIVSVSNARVTVTPNYSGGELVLFGAIEKDHPAFVEAGKYDLVISVFGPRANMVTRRKERKFGIWINSDSREFLMVPSYLAIFANRPIDAIAPTEVRRRQQLGMNHVLLTQRIGTDYADVVADDQFRQAFIRLREDRGLYREDSTAVKFLTPTLFRTGIPLPAEVPIGSYDISIKLFASGELLTETDTSFEIAKIGFEQFVATAARQHGIIYGLITALMALATGWMASIVFRRD